From the Moraxella sp. FZFQ2102 genome, the window CCCAATGCTGAAATGCTGTTTTTTTGGCAGGGATTAGAGCGTCAAGTGCGCCTATCAGGTCGTATTGAGAAGGTGAGTGCAGAAAAGTCAGCGGCTTATTTTGCCAAGCGACCACGCGAAAGTCAGCTGGGTGCGTGGGTGAGCGAGCCACAAAGTGGTGTGGTCGATAGCCGCCAAACCATGGAAGATAAATATCAGCTGCTAGACCATATGCATGGCGATGTCGTGCCTTATCCAGCATTTTGGGGTGGGTATGAGCTTGTCATTGACCGCGCGGAATTTTGGCAAGGGCGTGTTGGTCGTATGCACGATCGCATGGTCTATACCACTGATGGTGATACATGGCAAGTGGTCAGATTGTTGCCGTGATTATTCACATCGGATAACTTGACCTATTAGTATGATCGCACAATATGTTCACCGTCAATGGTACGGTGAATTGGATGGTATTTATCGCATAAAATTGATTCAAATCATGGTTGATTAGCGGTTTTTATCGTGGTACTATACTAATAGGAT encodes:
- the pdxH gene encoding pyridoxamine 5'-phosphate oxidase — its product is MDLTDQRQSYEKHTLPDTGLPVTPFELFRTWFDDAVAAQLPEPYAMSLATCGADQRPSVRIVLMRELTERGVVFYTNYDSDKGQDIADNPNAEMLFFWQGLERQVRLSGRIEKVSAEKSAAYFAKRPRESQLGAWVSEPQSGVVDSRQTMEDKYQLLDHMHGDVVPYPAFWGGYELVIDRAEFWQGRVGRMHDRMVYTTDGDTWQVVRLLP